Proteins encoded by one window of Deltaproteobacteria bacterium:
- a CDS encoding DUF1295 domain-containing protein: METIDMLTINFLAVLTMMLLGWVVSLIYKNVTHVDSLWGVGFVLIAWLTFGMADGFAGRRILITLLVSLWGLRLSLHLSRRNWGHGEDPRYAAWRRESGDRFWLVSLVKVFVLQAVFLWIISVALQWAQLSAVPDRFTAWDVLGLLVWIVGFIFEAVADQQLYRFKADPGNKGKVMDQGLWAYSRHPNYFGESLMWWGIFLIALSTPAGWWTVVSPLVITTVLLKMTGVTLMEKTIVHTKPGYNDYIARTNAFVPWFPKKSKEVGS, from the coding sequence ATGGAAACCATCGACATGCTGACGATCAACTTCCTGGCGGTCCTGACCATGATGCTCTTGGGATGGGTCGTCAGCCTGATATACAAGAACGTGACCCATGTGGACTCCTTGTGGGGTGTGGGGTTTGTTCTGATTGCCTGGCTGACCTTCGGCATGGCCGATGGGTTTGCGGGTCGCCGGATCCTGATCACCCTCCTGGTCAGTTTGTGGGGCCTGCGGCTCAGCCTGCACTTGAGCCGTCGCAACTGGGGGCATGGCGAGGATCCGCGTTATGCAGCCTGGCGACGGGAAAGCGGCGACCGATTCTGGCTGGTGAGCCTGGTCAAGGTGTTTGTTCTGCAGGCCGTGTTTCTATGGATCATATCGGTTGCTCTGCAATGGGCACAGCTCAGCGCTGTCCCGGACAGATTCACCGCCTGGGACGTCCTGGGGCTGTTGGTATGGATCGTCGGTTTTATATTCGAAGCAGTTGCCGACCAGCAGCTTTATCGGTTCAAGGCCGATCCCGGCAACAAGGGCAAGGTCATGGATCAGGGGCTTTGGGCCTATTCCCGACATCCCAACTATTTTGGCGAGTCGCTCATGTGGTGGGGCATCTTCCTGATTGCCCTGTCAACGCCAGCCGGGTGGTGGACGGTGGTCAGTCCGTTGGTGATAACCACGGTGCTGTTGAAGATGACGGGTGTGACCCTGATGGAAAAGACCATTGTGCATACAAAACCGGGCTACAACGATTATATCGCCAGAACCAACGCCTTTGTTCCCTGGTTTCCCAAGAAGTCCAAGGAGGTTGGCTCATGA